AACCCTCTGACTGCTCCAGGAATTCTTCTATGAATGAGGGGGGATGCTCCAGATCATCATCCATGGTGAGAACCCTCTCCCCCTCTGCATGCTCAAGACCGCAATAGACCGCCGCCTGCTGACCTGCATTGACAGCCAGTCTTATGATCCTGACCACAAGCCCTTTGGGGACAGATCTTCTGAGAGCCAGGAGCTGATCCACAGCATCATCAGGACTCCCGTCATCCACAAACAGAATTTCTATATTCGTCACAGGGAGTGAGATGAGATGAGGAATCAATGAATTCCAGAGAGGCTTGATATGGGATGATCCCTTATACAGGGGTATAACGACTGTCAGATTGACCAGATGAAAACTCCTGATGTAATGAGAATAAGACCTGACCAGTGCCAGGGGTTGGAGCTCTCTTTCAGCATCACTCTGGATAATATGAAAATCAGGGGGTAATTCAGGGCATTAAGACCAAAGGCATTACTCAATCCCAGAAGAGCAACAACCCTTATATAGAGGAAAGGAGAGGCCACAACCATCATCCCCGCCGCAATAACCAGAGGATGGAAAAAAGATGCTATGCGACCTCTGCCTCGGGCTTTGGAAAGAAGCAATCCTTTCTTTAGAAGGGTCTGTCCCGCCGCAACAAGAAGGAGAACACAGAGCATTAGAACATAGGCCATCAGAGATTTTCCATCAGCTTCGTCTGCTTCTGCTCACCCACAGAAAAAATGATAATACCCGCAAGAATCAACACTCCTCCCATGAAATAAGTACTCTTATAACTCTCTCCCATGAACCACCGGGAAAGTAAAGGAATGATCAGATAGGAGAGACTGCTCATACTATAGGCGGAAATCAGTTTCATATCCCTCAGGATT
The DNA window shown above is from Oceanispirochaeta sp. M1 and carries:
- a CDS encoding glycosyltransferase; its protein translation is MIQSDAERELQPLALVRSYSHYIRSFHLVNLTVVIPLYKGSSHIKPLWNSLIPHLISLPVTNIEILFVDDGSPDDAVDQLLALRRSVPKGLVVRIIRLAVNAGQQAAVYCGLEHAEGERVLTMDDDLEHPPSFIEEFLEQSEGFDLSYALPQLDKRTGALKLGSRMRDLFFRKILGCPRDITPGSFRVISRQAVDAIIGRNGSFVYVSALLLRSLPNMRIQNLYYSRLPERGTGQQQSRFTTGGRIRLYLGLTLHYGLLFGIPPHLRSRKKAYIIKDEL